In a single window of the Plodia interpunctella isolate USDA-ARS_2022_Savannah chromosome 26, ilPloInte3.2, whole genome shotgun sequence genome:
- the LOC128681231 gene encoding uncharacterized protein LOC128681231 → MGVYCKINLFKPSDGAYLPGSNVSGIIQYGVDEATVFDKITVSLKGHGLLVIRESRSDDKGDDTYTNKEVYVDVDNVVENGKKIPHDIGMYEARFDFKLPENIPPSLNYSNGNVSYKIKCDIIYYVRIKFEMSGFLQFAKRFKKELTVLSKIKPTLATEPIIYGEQKSLFKPFTLKKNVVNLKANIKNSVIPIGGNIDVEYEVTNDTSIIIKGVEIKLVENHTFKGGKTVNMYKDVDSTDTKTGSIKSDERENYDNVINVPSDVTSLGFSAIVSRNYLVRITVELPFPHTNLVLDIPVEIGDLVDEIEVGKEAIQDEVVVDDALDYDNPPPSYWEVMGEMTKVDYISDKSGKS, encoded by the coding sequence ATGGGAGTTTACtgcaaaataaacttatttaagcCTTCTGATGGTGCTTATCTACCTGGCAGTAACGTATCAGGCATTATACAATATGGCGTAGACGAAGCTACagtttttgacaaaattacaGTGTCTTTAAAAGGACACGGACTCCTCGTTATACGCGAGTCTAGGAGCGATGACAAAGGCGAcgatacatatacaaataaagaagTATATGTCGATGTTGATAACGTAGTCGAGAATGGAAAGAAGATACCGCACGACATCGGCATGTACGAAGCcagatttgattttaaattaccaGAAAATATACCCCCATCTTTAAATTATTCCAACGGAAATGTGagctacaaaataaaatgcgaCATCATTTACTACGTAAGAATCAAATTCGAAATGTCAGGCTTTTTACAGTTCGCGAAAAGATTTAAGAAAGAATTGACTGTGTTATCTAAGATAAAACCAACACTGGCTACAGAGCCGATCATATACGGCGAACAGAAAAGCCTTTTCAAACCGTTTACGTTGAAAAAAAACGTAGTGAACCTAaaagctaatataaaaaactcgGTGATACCCATTGGTGGAAATATAGATGTGGAATACGAAGTGACAAAtgatacgagtataataataaaaggcgttgaaataaaacttgttgAAAACCACACTTTCAAAGGAGGGAAAACTGTGAATATGTACAAAGACGTCGACAGTACAGACACGAAAACGGGTTCAATAAAAAGCGATGAGAGAGAAAATTATGACAATGTGATCAATGTACCATCTGATGTAACATCATTGGGATTTTCCGCAATCGTATCTAGAAATTACTTGGTTCGTATCACAGTAGAATTGCCATTTCCGCACACCAATCTTGTCCTTGATATACCAGTGGAAATAGGTGATTTGGTGGACGAAATAGAAGTAGGCAAGGAGGCAATACAAGACGAAGTTGTGGTTGATGATGCTCTCGATTATGATAATCCACCGCCTTCGTATTGGGAAGTGATGGGAGAAATGACCAAAGTTGATTATATAAGTGATAAAAGTGGAAAGTCTTGA